GGCGACACGGTCTCGACCGCGGCGGCCACCGGGTCCTGAAGCGAGGCGGGCAGGGCGCCGACGGCGCCCGCTCCCGTGACACCAGCCACGGCGATGCCGAGGCCCGCGGTGGCCTGCGCGACTGCGCCGGCACCGGCGATCTTGGCCGCGACCGCGGCGAGGCCTTCGAACAGCAACATGTGGGGGCTCCTCCGAGCATGGTGGATCGCGCCTTCTGCCGATCCGCTGCCGGTCCATCGGCGCGCCGGGCCTTCAACCTGAGCCGGGGTCATCCCGAAGGGGGACTCCGCGGTATCCCCCTGGAAGACGATCGTCTGCGGATGGAACAGCGGGAGGACATCGACCGGCCCCGTGGTGCCGAACACCCGGACTTGGACGGGAAGGCCTGTCCCAGCGAGGTGGTGAGCCGTGGCCGAGCGATCCTCGCTGTGGTCGAGCAGCAGACTGGCCCCCGCGTCAACGCCCGAGGGGAACGGCGAGCCGGTGCGGTGGGGTCGCTGCGGCGCGCCGAGCGTGTCTGGGCAAGGGAGACCACGTAGGCACCAGATCCGGCAGCGAGGCGCGGCCGGGCGGGAGCCAAAGAGGCGGTGGCCGGGCTCGTACTCGCGGTGCACTCTGAGGTCCGTCTGCACCGAGCGCACCTCGACGACCGCGCCGTCGGCGACCAGCTCGAGCAGCGCGACGACCGCCGGCTGCAAGAGACTGCGCATGGCCTCCATGGCCAACACCGGGGGCTCGCCCAGCTCCACCAACTCCACGGCCCCGGCGGTCGTAGCGGTGAACGCCTTCTTGACCAGCAGCGCCTTGCCGGCGCGTACGTATGCCCAGAGACGAAGGCGTGGTGCTGGGCGTGGGCGTGGCCACGTAGAGGACGTCGACGTCCGGGCCGGTCATGATCTCCCCATAGGACCGATTCGCGGACACATTGCTCCGGAGGCGGTTGCCCTCCGGTTCTGGGCCAGTGGTCACGACCTGACCATGCTCTTCCTCACCGGGGTCTTGTGCCGCGAGGCACTCGAGCCCATGCAAGCGGTCCCGGTAGACCCGCCGGGTGAGTCGTCTCGGATGGGGGGCAACCGGGACGCTCTTGGCCGGCAGAGCCGCGTCGTCCGCCGGCCGCTCGACACGCGCCGCCGTTCCGCGGGGAGGCTGCTGCGAGACCGTGAGCTGGTGCTGCTGCCACTACCACAACTGCGTCATCAGCCCTGGCGCGAGTGGTGTACGCGCGCAGGACGATCGGCGGACGTGCCGACAGACTGGTCCCGAGCGGTCAGCCGACCGACAGTGCCCCGATGAACTGCCGCACCACCTGCTGGCCGGTGGAGTCGTCGCCGGTGGTCATTCCGGCCTGATAGTTCGCGCCGTCCGAGCCCTGGATGTAGACACGCAACCGCAGCACCGTGCCGCTGCCGGGGGCGGGGACCGGCTCCTCGTCGAGCGATCCGGCGGCGACCTCCGCGCCGGGGACAGTCAGGGCGAACACCCGGGCACCGCCCACCGGGACCGCGCCGTCGAAGACGGCGGTCGTGCTGCTCTGGATGAGGTACTCGGCCAGCGCCTCACCGTCCCCGTCGGGTGCGGTGGTGCCGCGGATGGGGGCGCCGTTCCACGCCCGCTCGACGTAGCCGTCCCGATTGGGCTCCGTGATACCCGGACGTTCTCTGGCGCCGGCGGGCACGGCGAAGGACAGCCCGTTGAAACTTCCGGTCTTCCAGCCGTCCGGCACCCCGGCCTCAACGCCGTCCAACGGTTCGTACGGAGGCTCCGGCGGAGCCGGCCTGGACGTCGCCGCCGGGGTCGACGGCGCAGACGCACTCGAGGTCGCGGGCGCACTCGGCGACACGGCCTGGCTCGCGACGGCGGCGGTGCCCTGAACGGCTCCGCAGGCACTCAGCGTCACGGTAGAGGCGGTCAGGAACACCGGTACGGCATGGCGCCAGCGAATCATCTGTTCTGCACTCCTCTCGACGGGTGCACCGTGGTGGTCAGCGCCGGGCAGACGCGCACTTGGCGGACTCGCTGGGGCATCGGTCGATGGTGACGTCGTTGAACGGCAGGTGTGGCTCGACTGCGGGGAAGACGACGAACAGCAGCAGCGCAGCGGCGGCGAGGACCAGGAGGAGCGACTGCGCCACCTTGCTGCCCGCGCTGCCGGGCAGGTGTCGCCAGATCCAGGTGTACATTGTCCGACTCCTTGGGTCAGGCCGGGATCTGTCGCTGCTGCAGCGCCAGGGGGCCGTCCGGTGCCGCCGCCTCGGTCAGCGGAGCGCCGTCGAGCACGGCGTGGATGACCAACCGGGTCCGGGCGGAGTACTTCGGATGGCAGGTGGTCAGCGTCAGGTAGGCGCCGGTCGGGGCTGCGGTCATCGCGCCGCGGGGGGTGGGCGCGATGACCGACACGTCGATCGGGTCGACGACCTCGCGGCCGGGCACGCCGTTGCCGTCCGGGACGAACTCTCCCGTCGCGGTGTCGCCGATGACCCGGTAGGTGTACCAGGCGTCTTCGGTCTCCACGACGATCAGATCACCGGGCCGCAGGGTGTCCAGGTCCAGGAACGGGGAGCCCCGGCCGACTCGGTGACCGGCGACGGCGAAGTTGCCCGGTTGACCGGGCATCGCCGTGCCTACGTAGTGGCCGGGGCCGTGGGCTAACTGCTGCTCCTAGGTGCCTTCCACGACGGCCCGGCGGTAGTCGGTGCCGAGTCGAGGGATGTGCAGGAACCCGAACGGTTCGCCGACCGGCGGTGCGGTGACCGGCGGCGGCACCGCGACGGTCGTCGGCGATGGCGCGTCCCACTCATCGCGCAGTTGCTCGGTGAGGTGCGCCTGCGCCCGGTCGCTGTACAGGTCGCTGACGAAGTTCTCATAGACGATGAGTAGTCCCACGATCACCGCCACGGTGACCAACAGCTGCCCCAGCCCGCTGACCAACGGACGGACAACATCGCCCAGGGATCGGCGGGCGACCGTCGGCGCGGGTCGCGGAGGAGCATGCTCTACCGGAGGCGAGACGAGAGTCATGCATTCCCGCCGATCAGCCGTCGCTGCGGGCGTAGCGATCGTCCTGCGGACGCCGGCCTGGCTTCCCGATCTGACGGCCGCCGTCGATGCCGGGCAGATCGAAATCGATCCCAACCGGCGTCGCAGGCGTGATCGATGCGACGAAGTCGGGCAGGCGCTGCCCGACCCCGAGCATGGCCGCGATGGCCGCAGCGCTACGAGCCCCGGCCAGGCCGTCGCCGTAGGGCGATTGCTCGACCGTCATGGCTGCGTGGGCCAGTGGCTCGGACAGCAGCGTCGTCAACGTAGAGACGATGCGAGCCCCGTCCGTGCCGACCAACTCTGCCGCACCGCACTCCACAGCCTCCTGCCGTTCGGTCACGTCCCGGGTGACCAGCACCGGCACACCCAGAGCAGGCGCCTCCTCCTGGATGCCACCCGAGTCGGTGACAGCCACGTCGGCGATGCGCAACAGGCGGACGAGGTCGTCGTAGGCCGCCGGACCGGTGAGCACCACGTTGGGCAGGTCCGCCACGGCCGGACTGACCCAGTCGCGGACGGCGGGGTTGGCGTGCAGCGGCCAGACGAACTGGACGTCGGGCCGCGCGGTGGCGACCTCGCCGATCGCGGCGGCAACCTCTCGCAGCGGCTGTCCCCATGACTCCCGCCGATGGGCG
The DNA window shown above is from Blastococcus colisei and carries:
- the wecB gene encoding non-hydrolyzing UDP-N-acetylglucosamine 2-epimerase — its product is MSSLHRVLVVFGTRPEAIKMVPVIRALDAHPNLAPIVAVTGQHREMLTQVLTMFGVAPHADLDLHAPGQSLEEITARALLGLRPVLESADPSAVVVQGDTSTTFAAALGAFYTRRPVVHVEAGLRTGDLHNPFPEEANRRLTTRLAALHLAATAGNRDALLAEGVDSADIAVTGNTVIDALYEAATWQRPWSEAMLADALGEYRVRGQRPTVLVTAHRRESWGQPLREVAAAIGEVATARPDVQFVWPLHANPAVRDWVSPAVADLPNVVLTGPAAYDDLVRLLRIADVAVTDSGGIQEEAPALGVPVLVTRDVTERQEAVECGAAELVGTDGARIVSTLTTLLSEPLAHAAMTVEQSPYGDGLAGARSAAAIAAMLGVGQRLPDFVASITPATPVGIDFDLPGIDGGRQIGKPGRRPQDDRYARSDG